The Armatimonadia bacterium genome contains the following window.
CGCTGTCCTGGTCTGCAATTCCGAGGGCCAACTGGTGCTGTACAACCCGGGTGCCTTGCGTGTCCTGCCTCACCTTACTCCGACCCGTACCGTCCAGAAGCTGGGAGACGTCCTCGAGCCGGCAGAGCTGTTCGAGATGATCTCCGAGGCCGCTGCCGGCCACAAACGTCTCAGTCGCGAGATCCAACTCGGTACACCCCCGCAGACCGGATGGGTCCTCGCCGACGTTGCACCGGTCATCGACGAGAAGTCCGGCCGGTTCCTCGGCGACGTCACCGTCCTGCGCGATATCTCGCAACTGAAGCGCGTCGAGCAGGTGAAGGCACAGTTCGTCAACATGGTCGCCCACGAGCTGCGGGCGCCACTGGCGGCAGTGGGCGGCTACCTTTCCGTCATGATGGAGGGGCTCGTCAAAGAGCCCGAGAAGCAGCAGGAGATGCTGCGGCGGTCCAACGAGCGCCTCAAGGCCCTCCTGGACCTGGTCAATGACCTCCTCGATGTGGCGCGCATGGAAGCGGGCACTGTCCGCCGTGAGATCAGCCGCCAGAACCTGGGCGAGATCATCGGCGAGGTCCTGGAGCTCATGCGGCCACTTGCCCAGCAGCGCCAGATCGAGCTCTCCAGCGCCCTTCCGCCTGACCTGCCCGGGGTTGAGGCCGACAAGGAGGAGCTTGTCCGCCTCTTCAATAACCTGGTCAGCAATGCCATCAAGTACAACCGCGATGGGGGAAAGGTGACGGTCACCGGCAGCGTCTCCGGCCCTTACGTAACCGTTAGTGTCGCCGATACCGGCGTCGGCATCAGCGAGGATGGCGTCAAGCGGCTCTTCTCCGAGTTCTTCCGCGAGAAGCGCCCCGAGACTTCCTACGTGACCGGCACCGGCCTGGGCCTGAGCATCGTCAAGCGCATCGTGGACTTCTACCACGGCCG
Protein-coding sequences here:
- a CDS encoding response regulator yields the protein MVDEATTGSQQPTAEERRPHQPGFHKVLVIDDEIGIRKGCQRVLGAEKHDVFTAETAEQGLEVLAAHPDTDLVFVDLKMPGMGGLEFLRAVAERAPETVCVVITAYATLETAIEATKRGAYDFLTKPFTPDELIRVANKALERAHLIRERNRLQAERQMRMLELATEQSRLRTIINCMADAVLVCNSEGQLVLYNPGALRVLPHLTPTRTVQKLGDVLEPAELFEMISEAAAGHKRLSREIQLGTPPQTGWVLADVAPVIDEKSGRFLGDVTVLRDISQLKRVEQVKAQFVNMVAHELRAPLAAVGGYLSVMMEGLVKEPEKQQEMLRRSNERLKALLDLVNDLLDVARMEAGTVRREISRQNLGEIIGEVLELMRPLAQQRQIELSSALPPDLPGVEADKEELVRLFNNLVSNAIKYNRDGGKVTVTGSVSGPYVTVSVADTGVGISEDGVKRLFSEFFREKRPETSYVTGTGLGLSIVKRIVDFYHGRVEAQSKLREGSTFTVWLPSQFEADAEAPEEVGAAPAALP